TTCGGTACCATGACCGCACTCGTGGACGCTCCGTGGCCACGAGTGACGACTACACTGAACTACGATGCCTAAGATGAACCAAGTAAACGGTCCCAGAGCTAAGTTATCAGGTAGGAGAAGCGTACGGACTTGGTTTCAATCTCCGCGGCTGCAGCAGgtcggaaagagagagagagggaaagagagagagagagagagagagagagaaagagagagagaaagaagtaCACTTGTGTATTCACCTTCGTCTCGTTCCCTTCTTATGGACGCGAATACCCATAGAACTCTCCACTGGATCGCCGTCCCTCTTCCTCCGATGTGAAAGAAAGAGGACGTTCGCGGACGCGCAAGAGAGAAAGTTGTAGAAACGATTACAATACAGCTACATTTCAGACGTCAACACCACTTTCGTTTCGACCGCAGGACCATTTCAACTTTTACCGTGGCAGCACACAGTTCTCTGGATTACAGAACACACGAATCAAATTTTTTGACCCCGTTGAACGTCCAATAAATTGTACACTGGAGGATCTAGACCGGCAAAATTCTACTAATTAGAACCCGTAACAAACAGATGTTATGAAGATAATGTAGCAGTATTCTTTAATTGTTCTGCAGAGAGTCTGCAGTCGATTCTGTTTTGTTGTTTATATTTCAAGTACCGTTTTcttttaaagattataattaatacAAAATCCTATTGTTCTGCCAAACACTTGGGCTTAACCTGGTCAAAAGAACAGTCACGATTGAATGTAGGGTTGTATAAACttgaaaagaatatttttagaaACCACGAAACATTTCTGGAGAGTACTTTCTTCATCGTTGGTTGAAGTAATTCAAATTTACCGCCATTAATCGACTTGAGTGCCGCTTGCGGTAGAATCACGATGCTCTTTTTAGCCTCTGTACAGCGCCAATTGGGGTAGTGGCAAAACGCTTAAATTGTTAGCCAAAATTACTAACagttggctaacagtttgagcgttctGTCGCTACAATTAGCCCAATTAGCGCTGTCCGGAAACTGAAAAAAACTTCTCGATTTCGCCATAAGAGATGCTTCCAGACTATCAATGATGAAAGATTTGAATCATTTTTACTCCTTCAGGGACTACGAGCATTTCCCGGTTTCTTACTGTGCACGGCCGACGCAAAGTAGTCGGTTTCCATACAAAAAAAGCGGAAAAAACAtataacaattaaaattatatatttaagccttactttttcatttttatattactagtatatataataataataataagaataagaataagaataataatgccATTTGGCAGCCAATTTTTACTTTGTTATTAATATAAGGCATCACTCTTCAAAATGTGATCAAAGCGAACTCTACCGAACTCATAatcaaaaaataaaatgaaaatacaacATATTCACTTGACATAATTAGCCTGTGACACAATTTAAGTACAtatcaaataaattaaattctgaaaaattatttattttcaaagatcGAAATAATTCTAAACGATGATCTAAATTTTGGATGATTTAGAGAGATGGGTTACTTTGAAGCCACTGAAATTTTTCCGCTTTTCTTATGGAAACCGACCAATGTGCGTCATCCCTGACGGGTTAATTAAAGGAAAAAAAAACACTTTCTAGTTACGTTCAATAGATTTATCGTTGTATCGTGTACGAAACATTAAGTCATACAAGGTAGTAGTTAGGTAAATGGTGGAATTCACTgagaatataaatattgaaatcaAAAGTAACCTTTTGTAATGCTAAGATCAGTCTTGTGGATCCCTGACCTTGTACGGATCAATGTTAATTTACAAACTCAACAGATTGCACGAAACTATGAAGTGGCACCACTGTTTTCCCCCTTTAGAGAAGGCATTTGTTTGTCATAAATAATGCAGCAAATCTTCATTGTCACCTTTTCTTAGACCCAAAGTCTTTAAAACCCATTATCGCTGCCATTTCATCCAAAGGCCCATGATTGTTTTCATTAACTTCATCGATTTTTCTCTTTCTGTCTTTCCTCTTTTCTTTTCTATATTCCTTGATCTTCTCTTCCTGTGGACAACGTGAAATGATACTATTAAAAATCGTACTTTCAACAATACGTTCATAGAATCCTAATGAAAAGGAAACTAACTTCCAACTTCAACTCTTTTACTCTTTGTTCTAGATCataatccttcttcttttcttctaaCTTCTTTTTATTCATTGCAAAACGGGCTTTAACTTGATCTAATGTAGAACGTTCTATTTTCATTGACATGCCCAAATTACGTTGATCTAAAAGGATATCAAATTATTAGTAATATtgctatattgtattataaatagTGATAAATGGGAGATGAATGTAATGTATTACGTTTTGTTCCATTGATGTGGTCCAAGAAATTAATTGAGTCCTTCACAACACAATCGCATACATTGCAATAATACCCTCCAGTTTGAGAAGATGGTGTATTCTTGTTAATAACAACACTTTTTCCTAATTTAGACTCAAGATCAACTTTGTAATCTCTCTGTTTCAACAATTCTCTTTTCACAGCTGGTTGTTTTGGAATTCCCAACTCCTCTTCAGCGATCTCATCCTGGAGACGCTGAAGAGCTATCCTTTCGTACTCTTCCCTGTTCCATTTTCGCCTGTGATCGTCAGGTCGCTGAAAAGTATATAACAGAGTATTTACTCAGAGTATTTACACATAAATCgattataatatttacatacatTTGAATAACATTAACCAATTATTTTCAAAGAATTATTTAATACGCACAATGATTATCACGAATAACTTATAAATCAAAGCAACTAATTTATAATCCTTTTACGGAATTTGATTTATATCACTACAgtgtattaaaattattattggtTATTGTTGATTACGTTTTGGGAATTGCATATCATAACAAATCTGTTTTTCTTATTTTGCTAGGACAACTAGGTTAGTAAAAATTACagtttatattttcaatattaacaAGGAATTTACTTTAACAGTAGATATATCATACAAAATTTAATCAACAAATctatagaaatataaattattgttcACTTACCATAGACATTGCTGCAAATTATTAAAGTTTCAATTAAACCTGTTATCTACAACAGAAATACACTACAGTACAGCACAGTTCTTCTCCATTCACCATACCAAGCCTCACTATTGCGGGGGCACCCTGACCAGGTAGAGAAACTGCTTCTCCTCTGATTAGTTGACGCTTCACAGCCAAACAGTGCTGCCCTCACAGTTTTAGACAAAGAGTGGAAGTAACGAGTAAGCAAGACAACACAACAGCAGCAGAATCCCTAGTGAAATATGTCACTCTGACGACTAAATGTAGCTTGTCTCACTTTACCACGCTTGCGACTTGCTCTATCCATTACTCTATACTCGATCTTACTCTATTCGTGCATCCGTTTACCTGGCGCTCTGTCTGAAACATTCGGCGCGGTATTCGACTTGTACTTTTCGCCCTGTAGAATTCTCGACCACAGATTCCAGCGTATTTGCGAACGTATTGAAATAACGATCGTCTAtgcaattattgaaattttccATAACCCATACGTTATATTCGTAGCTCATTGTTTCTAGTTTATGAATCTACAGAATTTTTTTAATTCAGCCATCCCGGCACTTGTCAATTGGAACGGCCAGCAatcaatgtaataataatttcgtaattttattacgaattttactttcaaaaatttgaaaaacaaaGCTGAATCTTGCATTCACATTCTCTTAGGAGGACTACATATTTAATTTAGTAATTACCTACAAAAAATTCTCGAACTCCTTGTTGTAGAGAATTTCGCAAATGTAATCCTGAAGTTTGAATTTCGTGCCATGGTTTCACGCTCAGGCGAAATCCCACCACCACCCGAAACCTTCCaagaaattatttcatctatttattCAAGCAATTTATTCCATCTATTTATTCCAACAAACTGCTCCATCTATTTATCGGAGCAAACTATTCCGTTCATTTATTCAGACATATTCTATCATTATTCGAATCAGACGGGGCTATGTTCGAATTTTAAGCGACTACATTTATATGAAAAGATTGAAGCCCAGTTCAATTGGCATACTGTGATAGAAATAACTTTCTACATGgagtaaacatgatttagtatgcaatttttcattttgcatGTCATGAAATAACGGTTCCGGAACAGGGTATTGTTGGTTCCTAGGTCAGCAATAAAAGGATCGACGTTACCTGCGATAATTAGTTTTGTCGGACCCTTCGTAATTGCTAAGCTTTTACAACCAAGGGCTCTAGTAGTGAACTAGCAATTAGAAATGGCTTACacagaaaattttatttcatttgcgcATAGATATTTTCACTTCTGGAATGAATGACGACGAATTTCCCTGCTTGCATGTATTTACGGCCTTGAAAAAGACCTTTATTATTAACTGAAGGAAGTTGTAAACTGTACGTCGCAAGGGCGGCCCGACCGGAGACCTTGGTCGTAAAAGCCTAGCAGTTAGGACGGCTCCAACAAAACTAATTATCGCAGGTATGAAAAATTGCATATTAAATGCATGTTTACTCCatgaagaaaattatttcgatcaCTGTGTGCCAATTGAACTGGGCTTCAATCTTTTCATATAAATGTAGCCGCTTAAAATTCGAATGCAGCCCCTTCTGATTCGAATAATGGTAAAATGTCCAAATAAATGGACCGAAAAGTTTGTTccgataacactgtccgacaaaataaaatcttttttctgatttcctacAGCCACTATGAAccagaatccgaaaaccgaattgctccatcaccctcagtttttgcaaaaaaacgaacttttgtagaaacctaaaattttcgacaaaaatgaggcgTGCTACtttaaattttttttagtacttcattgtgctgtcttcttttacatatttctttggataataatcaccaaactgtgaatcaaaaattaaaaagtaCGGAAAACATGGTTTTAGGAATATAGAAGtaagattattaattttcaaatggagaaataataaaagaaaaataatgaacgaaaatattcattttattctgaatttgttcgaattacaagtatatcatgtatacaattatcatttaaattatagcgataatacgatcatgaataaataatcattttcaaagcGTTagacttcttgaaacatattgttaaatatatatttaaatatttatttaattatatggcgtagaagtcaaaattatactagtgttagaatatTTTCGTTACCCActgcaaatactctggtgtgatttttttcgtgaaatatatcacagtttggtgattattacccacagaaatatgtaaaaaaaaacagaacattggagtactaaacaaaattcaaatattatttacgaaaagtgggtgcaccattggatccctccatcggtgtggaagcgagcagcgaaggatatggcggcaaaacgtcgtgtacatgttgccgtcgagcATTTTCTcaatctactcgaaatgtatatcgttcggacacttttaccgggccctTCCtttttcagaaatgtctacagaatccgatcctgagtagagttttcgtgcaggagaaacaacttttcgtaaaagtacaaatatattgcagagaaactgcgcacgtggacaattttttaaactttgacattaatttattgctatttaggaccaaaaacaattaataaattgcatgccactatatttcggaaactctcctctatcttttaacaccgattagaactttctaacgtttttacttttcatgcaatacctcatttttgtcgaaatatttgggtttttacaaaagctcgtttttttctcgaaaactgagggtgacggagcaattcggttttcggatcctTGATCGGGGAGCGAagttctacaagaatttcatagtggctataggaaatcaaaAATCGCGTCGGACAGTGTAAATAGATGaaacagtttgttcgaataaacaGATGGAATAAATTGCTTGaataaatagatgaaataatttcttGGAAGGTTTCGGGAGATGGTGGGATTTCGCCTGAGCGTGAAAGCATTGCGCGAGATTCAAACTTCAGGATTACATTTGCGAAATTCTCTAAAACAAGGAGTTCGAGAATTTTTTGTAGGTAATTACTAAATCAAATATGTAGTCCTTCTATGAGAATGTGAATGCAAAATTCAGCtttgtttttcaaatttttccgAGCAAAAGTCGTATAAAattgctaaatcattccttGTTTTCGAAAATTCTTCTCGTAGAATAGGACACTGATTGCTGATTGATCCCAAGTGCTGGGATGGCTGAATTAAAAAAATTCTGCAGACTCATAAACTAGAAACAATAAGCTACGAATATAACTTAcgggttttcgaaaatttcaataattgtataAATGATCGTTGTTTCGCGTAAATACGCTGCAATACGCTGCTGTGGTCAAGAAATCTACAGGGCGAAAAGTACAAGTCGAATATCGCACCGAGTGTTTCAGACAGAGCGGCAGGTAAACGGATGCACGAATAGAGTGAGATCGCTAATTCGAAAAGACCTCTAATTCGCTAGAGGTTCTGTTGACGTGCTATCTTGCTCATTCGCCACTCCCTCTCTTTGCGTAAAACTGTGGGGGCGGCACTATTTTGCTGCGAAGCGTCAACCAATCAGAGGAGCTTCGCTACCTGCTCCGGTATTTAAACCCGGTTACTCTGCACGTGGGTTTAGTCTTGTTGCGTATGGTGAACAGTGAACGTCTGTGCTGTTCTGTACTATATTTCTGTTGTGATAACATTCGTGATCCAAAGTTTTAATAATTTGAAGTAATGTCTCTAGTAAGTGatcattaatttatatttctacaattttttttattaagtcttGTATGATACATCAACTGTTAAAGTAAAATCCTtgttattattgaaaatataagCTGTCATTTTTACTAGTTGCCCTAGCAAAATAAGAGCCGATGCACATCTACGTGCCAGCAGCCGTGCTCGATTGAGAGTACATATTCACATTAGTCGTTCATTAGTCAAATAACTCCTTTATTTTTCACTATTTTTTGAAGGGACTCTTTTCAATGCAATCGTGAGCTTTATCTGATTCAaatgagatttttatttttgtagtttatACATCCTCCGTATCGAAGTGATTGtctaatttataaatttacaagaaAATAACATGCGCCGTTTAATTATATAAAGATAAAAATGaccttttttttatataaaaataaccgGCAAAATTGAGTGGACACTCTTCAAAACGCAGTATTTTTTTTAAAGCTGACTAAAGGAGTAGAATTTTTCTAAATAACAGTAGAACTAGTCTACTGGAGAATGACtgtaatgctttttttaaacactgctattacttgaaatgacaacaAAAAGTAAAAACCTTctgctttttaacttttttatctgacccTACAAATGCGTTTTGTAGTTCTTATATccgtactgaaaatttcatcgaaatcgattgattttaaaacgagctctaaacaattaaagatctaTCAATTAAAAACCCactatcatttttaaaaaaattctaGTTTTTTAGTCCAAGTTTTGAAAGAGATATGTACTGCGTTTTGAAGAATGTCCACTCAATTTTGTGTGGTACCGTACGTGTTGATAGTCGATTTTCCATTTTACTCCTTTGTGTAAATGTATCttacattaaaatttatatttcattgcacaattgaaaatgtattttttaaacgAATAACTGAGTATACATAATGTTCCGCGTTCAAAGCCGTAAAGAATCGGGAAAGTCCCTTTCGACCCTATCTGTTCGTGAAACAATACTAATCCATCCGTAATATGCAGTTactccgaaaagccgttattttcttcagaatttaacattttattgaattatgaCCCAAAGATGATTTCCAGGAGTCGAGCCACCATTTAGCCTTCATAGATTTAGCCTACATGTTAAATAGAAATGCTTTCCCGAGTTTATTGCCTGCAACGCTAAAATGAAAGATTGCGCGCTCTGTCCACATTGTATCAGATCCGTAGTACCGTCTTGCTTTGTTTTGTTTACGGACGAAGCAAGCCTGGCCCCGGGCCTGCCAGCAAGTGTGAACACGTTTGGCGGTGCCGGGCGACCTGGCACGCGTAGTGTGAACACTACAATGTAAATCAAATGGAAGAATAATTCGGCTTTGGAGCACGACCGAGTCTGGCACGTCGATGTGCGTTGGGCCTAAGAGAAACAGATTTGTTATGATATAAAGTTAACGCATATAATCCACAATAACCAATAATAATCTTAATACATTGTAGTGATATTAATCAAATTCTGTAAAAGGATTATAAATTGTTTGCTTTGATTTATTAGTTATTCGTGATAATAATTATGCGCATTAAATAATTGcttgaaaataattgattaattttattcaaatatatgtaaatattataatcGATTTATGTGTAAATACTCATGAGGTTTTTGTTATATACTTTTCAGGAACCAGAGACTCCTAGACGCAAATGGCGGCGGCAAGAACATGAAAGACTTCTCCAATTAGAAGACGCTACTATGAAAAGAGAAAAGGAGCTACAGAAACTACAAGCCGTGAGAAAGAAGTGGCTGAAATATAGAATTCGTGACGAATTAAGATCCGAATTGGTGGAGAGCGAAGATATTAAAAAGAATACACCATCTTCTGAAACTGGTGATTATTACTGCAATATCTGTGATTGAAGGAATGATGTGAAGAATTGATGTGAAGGAATCAATTAAcattttaggcacgacgcgccactatgtGTAGTAGCTTCCGCGTatatctttcagaacgacacgccattATAGCGGCTTTCGCAGATATAATCtttctgaacgacgcgccactatagtggctcactcgctctccgtttgaattaaataatcatcttcatatgcattgttttgtCACAttacacttcttttgtcttcgcatggatttataatagtcttaacaatatacagatagaatatacagtatcagactctgccgtccagagaaatagccttgCGCAGAATTCGGTCGTACCTAAAAAGCTAACGATCAGATCATTGGAATGAAACATAATACATTACATTCTCTTTCCATTTACTActatttataatacaatatacccGAATGAGTCTCGGGATCCCGAAGTTCGGGACGGGACGAAGAAATTCGAACGAGATCTGTTCTGGATTCAGTTGTCaactataaattaaattaaaataaaaattgccaaatacttcattttgtccataataccatcgacaaaaactagttcacctatacCTACGGACCAGATATAACCCTACATTATATTACACTTCTACTACCGTGTTTCACACTGTCGGTCTTAAATttgcaaaagaatatttttacaaagacaactggtggtggaatgatgtataataatattttcggttgaaagcaaatttaatctttacggATCCGACAGTCAAAAAATGGTGTGGCGTAAAGCAAATACAGAATTAAACGTTTCAAATTTAAGTCCAACAGTGAAACACCGTGGTAGGAGTGTAATAGCGTGGGGTTATATCTCGTCCGTAGgtataggtgaactagtttttatcgatggtattatggacaaaatgaCATATTTGgacagttttttttaaatttaattactagtgctataaatatgggtgtacccgtacagttttaagttttatcaggacaatAATCCTAAATACAAGAAAATAGGCAGACAGGAATGTTTATTATACAAAGGATTCTGATCCTTATTATACAAAGGATCCCCGAATGTTCGCTCGAATTTCTTCGTCTCGTCCCGATCCCGTAACATCGGGATCCCGCACACGCCTGCAATATAGTAACATTGCTCATATTTTGATATCCTGTTACATCGATCCAATTTAGACGCATTTAAAGAAAATTTCCTTCATTTCGACATACATAATTGTCCTACATTTCCAGAAAATATGAATGCAAAGAAGTTTGAAGAAGATGACCTTAACTTGAAGCAAATATCTGAAAACTTGAGGGATGAGGTTTGTTTCCTTTTTATTAAGATTCTATAAACATATTGTTGAAAGTAGGATTTTTAATAGCATCATTTCTCGCTGTCCACAGAATAAAACAAGCAATAATGAAGATGAAAGAACTGACGGAAAAAGGGACCCAAAAAGACTTCGTCTATAGGTCACTGATTGGTTGGGAAAACATTGAAAACACAGTTTAACAAATAACTGTGATCTTCATATGCAGACTAGTCaggataaaaattgtttacttgTATTTTCGCGATATATATTATGCTGTGACTAGTCTGCATATAAAGATCACAATTATTTCTACATATAATGATGATgattaattatgtatatatgtatataatttaataatgtatatgtatgtatgaggAAAGATAGTGGTGACACTTCATCATTTCGTGCAAACTGTTGAGTTTGTAAATTAACATTGGACAATTCAAGGTCAGGGATCAACCGCACTGACCTTAACGTTTCAATAGCTTACCGTACTGTATGTGTGTAcgatatgtatattatataatctatatatttTTTCGATTGTCTTCACTGAATTCCACCATTTTCCTAATATACACATTTCTGTACAAGATATagcaataaatatattttaacgtTACTATAAAGtgctttttcttttcctttaaTTAACTCTTCTACGACGGCATATGTGTACTGTACGGATTCTTCAGCAGTTCCTAGTGGCTGACGTCTATGCGGTGTACGGACCGCCGAGCTGCTACTTGTTACACCGCGGTACATTTTTTTTCGATCCCGTCTGTATAAATCGTACCTTTCAGCGTGTCTCAATGATGTCCGAATTTCGTAGAAA
This genomic window from Megalopta genalis isolate 19385.01 chromosome 9, iyMegGena1_principal, whole genome shotgun sequence contains:
- the LOC117227914 gene encoding zinc finger matrin-type protein 2-like — protein: MSMRPDDHRRKWNREEYERIALQRLQDEIAEEELGIPKQPAVKRELLKQRDYKVDLESKLGKSVVINKNTPSSQTGGYYCNVCDCVVKDSINFLDHINGTKHQRNLGMSMKIERSTLDQVKARFAMNKKKLEEKKKDYDLEQRVKELKLEEEKIKEYRKEKRKDRKRKIDEVNENNHGPLDEMAAIMGFKDFGSKKR
- the LOC143259998 gene encoding uncharacterized protein LOC143259998 yields the protein MSLEPETPRRKWRRQEHERLLQLEDATMKREKELQKLQAVRKKWLKYRIRDELRSELVESEDIKKNTPSSETENMNAKKFEEDDLNLKQISENLRDENKTSNNEDERTDGKRDPKRLRL